From the Anabaena sphaerica FACHB-251 genome, one window contains:
- a CDS encoding TldD/PmbA family protein: MPNLLADVQNLLSDLISRYSSRVDYLMIRLEEAEGTDILLRGDKVETLSEGISIGGHVRACYKGGWGLSSFNQLVTIQERIEEAIAAARIVGDEETILAPIDPIQAICNLPLTGIDPRTVSLKQKKELCDRYTELLKSVDPRITTTSVRYGDSAQRVIIATSEGTLIEQSWLDMEMRFAATARNGDTVQTGRETVGSRKAYEDLVNLDPQVKSAAERAVTALSLPPVKGNTYTVVIDPILSGLFVHEAFGHLSEADMAYENPDLLEVMTLGRRFGPQELQIFDGAAPQGHRGSYFYDDEGTPATTTQLIKDGVLVGRLHSRETAGKLAEAPTGNARCLDYHFSPIVRMTNTWIERGNTPVADLFTGIKEGVYARNWLGGMTNGEMFTFSAGEAWMIRNGKIAEPVKDVTLSGNVFQTLADIEAIGDDFYWDESGGCGKGGQNGLPVGCGGPSLRIRDVVVGGES; this comes from the coding sequence ATGCCTAACCTACTTGCTGACGTACAAAATTTACTCTCTGATCTGATATCCCGCTATTCCTCCCGCGTTGATTATCTGATGATTCGTTTAGAAGAAGCAGAAGGAACAGATATTTTATTGCGTGGTGACAAAGTAGAAACCCTCAGTGAAGGCATTTCTATTGGTGGCCATGTTCGTGCTTGTTATAAAGGTGGCTGGGGACTAAGTAGTTTCAACCAGTTGGTTACTATTCAAGAAAGGATAGAAGAAGCGATCGCAGCAGCTAGAATAGTGGGAGATGAAGAAACTATACTCGCACCCATTGATCCAATACAAGCTATATGTAATTTACCTCTGACAGGTATCGATCCGCGTACAGTTTCCCTAAAACAGAAAAAAGAATTGTGCGATCGCTATACTGAATTATTAAAAAGTGTTGACCCCCGCATCACCACCACCTCAGTCCGCTATGGTGATAGCGCCCAAAGAGTGATTATTGCTACCTCAGAAGGAACCCTGATTGAGCAATCTTGGCTAGATATGGAAATGCGCTTTGCGGCTACAGCCAGAAATGGCGACACCGTACAAACTGGGAGAGAAACCGTAGGTTCACGCAAAGCCTACGAAGATTTAGTAAATTTAGATCCCCAAGTTAAAAGTGCCGCTGAAAGGGCAGTTACGGCTTTATCCTTACCACCAGTCAAAGGTAACACTTATACCGTAGTGATTGATCCAATACTTAGCGGTTTATTTGTCCATGAAGCTTTTGGGCATCTTTCTGAAGCGGATATGGCCTATGAAAACCCTGATTTACTCGAAGTTATGACCCTGGGAAGGCGTTTTGGTCCCCAAGAACTGCAAATTTTTGATGGTGCTGCTCCCCAAGGCCATAGAGGTAGTTATTTTTACGATGACGAAGGCACACCTGCGACAACGACGCAATTAATCAAAGATGGGGTTTTAGTCGGAAGGTTGCATTCTCGTGAAACTGCGGGCAAATTAGCAGAAGCACCTACAGGTAATGCACGTTGTCTCGATTATCACTTTTCTCCCATTGTCAGGATGACAAATACCTGGATTGAACGAGGTAATACCCCAGTTGCCGACTTATTTACTGGTATTAAAGAAGGCGTATATGCTCGTAACTGGTTAGGTGGGATGACAAACGGGGAAATGTTCACCTTTAGCGCCGGGGAAGCTTGGATGATTAGAAATGGTAAAATAGCTGAACCTGTGAAGGATGTCACCCTTTCCGGTAATGTTTTCCAAACCCTCGCAGATATAGAAGCGATAGGTGATGATTTTTACTGGGATGAATCAGGTGGATGTGGTAAAGGTGGACAAAACGGTTTACCTGTTGGTTGCGGTGGTCCGAGTTTGCGTATTCGTGATGTAGTTGTGGGGGGAGAAAGTTAA
- the coaE gene encoding dephospho-CoA kinase (Dephospho-CoA kinase (CoaE) performs the final step in coenzyme A biosynthesis.), which translates to MTKRLIGLTGGIATGKSTVANYLATTYNLPILDADIYAREAVSVGSPILAQIAQHYGKEILLPDDNLNRLKLGEIIFNQPEERDWVENIIHPYVRNCFSQAIHESSANTLVLVIPLLFEAGLENLVSEIWVVSCSAEQQKQRLIQRNNLTDEQAAARINSQLAITEKIARADVVLDNSSSLESLLQQVDEVMKSRTFNLRSPSESGKEVRR; encoded by the coding sequence ATGACCAAACGCTTAATAGGTTTAACTGGGGGTATTGCTACGGGTAAAAGTACAGTGGCTAATTATTTAGCTACTACTTATAATTTACCGATTTTAGATGCAGATATTTATGCCAGAGAAGCAGTATCTGTTGGTTCACCTATCCTCGCACAAATTGCCCAACATTACGGTAAAGAAATTTTACTTCCAGATGATAATTTAAACCGTCTAAAACTGGGAGAAATAATTTTTAATCAACCAGAAGAACGTGATTGGGTAGAAAATATTATTCATCCTTATGTAAGGAATTGTTTTTCTCAAGCTATTCATGAATCATCTGCAAATACTTTAGTTTTAGTTATTCCTCTATTATTTGAAGCTGGTTTAGAAAATTTAGTGAGTGAAATTTGGGTGGTTTCTTGTTCCGCAGAACAGCAAAAGCAAAGATTAATTCAACGTAATAATTTAACCGATGAACAAGCCGCAGCAAGAATTAATAGTCAGTTAGCAATAACAGAAAAAATTGCCCGTGCTGATGTGGTTTTAGATAATTCTTCTAGTTTAGAATCGCTTTTACAACAGGTAGATGAGGTGATGAAAAGTAGAACCTTTAATTTACGTTCCCCGTCAGAGTCAGGGAAGGAGGTCAGGAGGTAG
- a CDS encoding tetratricopeptide repeat protein — protein MLENSPTSNIVAISLVAISIGLLIYFAWKTLITSNLFQKGVNLFQAKDYEGAEAAFRKVIAINSTNDVVRLLLGDILNYQGKIEEAKELFSAVISRSPKNADAYLRLANILLLQKNPEEAIKNLQTSKALFQKQRQPQKAATIDKILKEIGNREQGTGNR, from the coding sequence ATGTTAGAAAATTCACCCACTAGTAATATTGTCGCTATATCTTTAGTAGCTATCAGTATAGGCTTACTAATTTATTTTGCTTGGAAAACGTTGATAACTTCAAATTTATTTCAAAAAGGAGTTAATCTATTTCAAGCCAAAGATTATGAAGGAGCAGAAGCCGCTTTTCGTAAGGTGATTGCTATTAATTCTACTAATGATGTAGTGCGGTTATTATTGGGTGATATTTTAAATTACCAAGGTAAAATTGAGGAAGCTAAAGAATTATTCAGTGCTGTAATTAGTCGCAGTCCCAAAAATGCCGATGCTTATTTGAGATTAGCAAATATTTTACTACTGCAAAAAAATCCAGAAGAGGCAATAAAGAACTTACAAACATCAAAAGCTTTATTCCAAAAACAGCGTCAACCTCAAAAAGCAGCAACCATAGATAAAATTCTCAAAGAAATAGGGAACAGGGAACAGGGAACAGGGAACAGGTGA
- a CDS encoding homogentisate phytyltransferase, translating into MNQFSQQNSPIFPGSWLYALWKFSRPHTIIGTSLSVLGLYLLTLGVTSTSFSGVHLGQLLGTWLACISGNIYIVGLNQLEDVAIDKINKPHLPIASGEFTKEQGNLIVIITGILALVLAWLNSPFLLGMVGISLIIGTAYSLPPIRLKQFPFWAALCIFSVRGTVVNLGLFLHFSWLLQRSQGIPAAVWVLTVFILVFTFAIAIFKDIPDMEGDKLYNITTFTLQLGQQSVFNLALWVLTVCYMGMIFVGVFRIAEVNPIFLFITHIIPLIVMWRQSRKVDLQDKSAISQFYQFIWKLFFIEYLIFPIACILA; encoded by the coding sequence ATGAATCAGTTTTCTCAACAAAATTCGCCTATTTTTCCGGGAAGTTGGCTTTATGCTTTGTGGAAGTTTTCTCGACCACATACAATTATTGGCACAAGTTTAAGTGTGTTGGGTTTATATTTGCTGACTCTAGGTGTCACTTCTACAAGTTTTTCTGGAGTGCATTTAGGTCAACTTTTAGGAACTTGGTTAGCTTGCATATCTGGAAATATCTATATTGTTGGTTTAAATCAGTTGGAAGATGTGGCAATTGATAAAATTAATAAGCCTCATTTACCTATAGCTTCAGGAGAATTTACTAAAGAACAAGGCAATTTAATTGTCATTATTACTGGGATTTTAGCTTTGGTTTTAGCTTGGCTAAATAGTCCTTTTTTATTGGGGATGGTGGGAATAAGTTTAATTATTGGTACTGCTTATTCTTTACCACCTATTCGCTTGAAGCAGTTTCCTTTTTGGGCAGCATTGTGTATTTTTTCGGTGCGAGGAACTGTTGTTAATTTAGGACTGTTTTTGCATTTTAGCTGGTTGTTGCAAAGAAGCCAAGGTATACCTGCTGCTGTATGGGTTTTGACGGTATTTATTTTGGTGTTTACATTTGCGATCGCTATCTTTAAAGATATCCCCGATATGGAGGGCGATAAACTTTACAATATTACTACTTTTACCCTCCAACTAGGACAACAATCAGTATTTAATCTTGCCCTTTGGGTGTTAACTGTTTGCTATATGGGGATGATTTTTGTTGGTGTGTTCAGGATAGCTGAAGTTAACCCCATCTTTCTGTTTATTACCCATATCATACCCTTGATTGTGATGTGGAGACAAAGTAGGAAGGTAGACTTACAAGATAAAAGCGCAATTTCGCAGTTTTATCAGTTTATCTGGAAACTGTTTTTCATCGAATATCTAATTTTCCCTATCGCTTGTATTTTAGCTTAA
- a CDS encoding methyltransferase domain-containing protein: MSTTLYQQIQQFYDASSGLWEQIWGEHMHHGYYGTDGKQQKDRRQAQIDLIEELLNWSGVKDADHILDVGCGIGGSSLYLAQKFNAKSTGITLSPVQATRATQRALEANLGARSQFLVANAQEMPFADNSFDLVWSLESGEHMPDKTKFLQECYRVLKPGGTLIMVTWCHRPTDQSPLTADEQKHLQDIYRVYCLPYVISLPEYEEIAHQLPLNNIRTADWSTAVAPFWNVVIDSAFTPQAFLGLLFSGWSTIQGALSLGLMRRGYERGLIRFGLLCGQK, encoded by the coding sequence ATGAGTACAACACTTTATCAGCAAATTCAACAATTTTACGATGCTTCCTCTGGTTTGTGGGAACAAATTTGGGGAGAACATATGCACCACGGCTATTATGGTACAGATGGTAAGCAGCAAAAAGACCGTCGTCAGGCGCAAATTGATTTAATCGAAGAACTGCTGAACTGGTCAGGGGTAAAGGATGCAGACCATATCCTTGATGTAGGTTGTGGAATTGGTGGCAGTTCTTTATACTTAGCCCAAAAGTTTAATGCCAAGTCAACGGGAATTACTCTCAGCCCTGTACAAGCCACTAGAGCGACCCAACGAGCCTTGGAAGCTAATTTGGGTGCAAGAAGTCAGTTTCTGGTTGCCAATGCTCAAGAAATGCCTTTTGCTGATAATTCGTTTGACCTGGTGTGGTCGCTAGAAAGTGGTGAACATATGCCAGATAAAACTAAGTTTCTGCAAGAGTGTTATCGGGTGTTAAAGCCTGGTGGTACTCTGATTATGGTAACTTGGTGTCATCGACCTACGGATCAGTCACCACTAACTGCGGATGAGCAAAAGCATTTGCAGGATATCTATCGGGTTTATTGTTTGCCTTATGTGATTTCGTTGCCAGAGTATGAGGAGATCGCTCATCAATTACCATTAAACAACATTCGCACGGCTGATTGGTCAACTGCTGTTGCTCCTTTTTGGAATGTGGTTATTGATTCGGCTTTTACTCCCCAGGCATTTTTGGGATTACTGTTTTCTGGTTGGAGTACAATTCAAGGGGCGCTTTCTTTGGGGCTGATGCGTCGAGGTTATGAACGGGGATTAATTCGGTTTGGTTTGTTATGTGGACAGAAATAA
- a CDS encoding TrkH family potassium uptake protein, translated as MTVARTICLGFLAVILAGTILLMMPFSTSNGMWNDPTVALFTSTSAVCVTGLSVVDPGTYFSFWGQLFMVLLVQIGGLGYMTTTTFLILLIGRRFDLQQKVAIQQALDRPGMSGSTQIIRSIIATTMIFEITGIFLLLPVFVPEYGWDKGLWLAIFHSVNSFNNAGFSLFKDNLIGYQTSLLVVFTVTGLIIFGGIGYQVILDMYLWLRDRLLKKPNAIVFSLDFKVATSTTLLLLVLGTVAFLCIEVRNPQTFGNFSFSDQLLLAWFQSVTPRTAGFNTIDIGKMTDAGLFITIALMFIGASPGGTGGGIKTTTLRVLTSCTKTILQGKEEVLLYDRKIAISLILKAVGVVVGSLATVIGATILISLTDPKLEFIQILFEVVSAFATVGLSTGITAGVSTAAKLILIITMYIGRVGVLLSMSAILGDPRPSRVHYPEENLLVG; from the coding sequence ATGACTGTTGCTCGCACAATCTGCTTGGGATTTTTGGCTGTCATCCTAGCAGGAACCATCCTGTTAATGATGCCTTTCTCAACTAGTAATGGTATGTGGAATGACCCAACTGTAGCACTTTTTACTTCTACTTCCGCAGTTTGTGTTACAGGTTTATCAGTAGTTGATCCTGGGACTTATTTTTCCTTTTGGGGTCAACTGTTTATGGTACTGTTGGTGCAGATTGGTGGTTTAGGATACATGACAACTACCACCTTTCTGATTTTGTTAATTGGCAGAAGATTTGACTTGCAGCAAAAAGTAGCAATTCAACAAGCTTTAGACCGTCCAGGAATGAGTGGTAGTACGCAAATTATCCGTTCAATTATAGCTACAACCATGATTTTTGAAATCACGGGTATCTTTTTATTACTACCAGTTTTTGTTCCTGAATATGGTTGGGATAAAGGATTGTGGTTAGCAATATTTCATAGTGTCAATTCTTTTAATAATGCAGGTTTTAGTCTGTTCAAGGATAATTTAATCGGTTATCAAACTTCTTTGTTAGTAGTGTTCACCGTGACAGGATTAATTATTTTTGGAGGAATTGGTTATCAGGTAATTTTAGATATGTATCTATGGTTGCGTGATAGACTGTTAAAGAAACCCAATGCCATAGTATTTTCTCTAGATTTTAAAGTAGCAACCAGTACGACTTTGTTGCTTTTAGTGTTGGGAACAGTTGCCTTTCTTTGTATAGAAGTTAGGAATCCTCAAACCTTTGGGAATTTTAGTTTTTCTGACCAATTATTATTAGCATGGTTTCAATCTGTCACACCTAGAACAGCTGGATTTAACACCATCGATATTGGCAAAATGACTGATGCAGGTTTATTTATCACCATTGCATTAATGTTTATTGGTGCAAGTCCAGGTGGTACAGGTGGAGGTATAAAAACTACTACATTGAGAGTTCTCACCAGTTGTACAAAAACTATACTCCAAGGGAAAGAAGAAGTTTTACTGTATGATCGGAAGATAGCAATATCACTGATATTAAAAGCTGTAGGTGTAGTTGTTGGTTCTCTAGCTACTGTGATTGGGGCAACAATTTTAATTAGTCTCACAGACCCGAAATTAGAGTTTATTCAAATTCTGTTTGAAGTGGTATCAGCATTTGCTACAGTAGGCTTATCTACAGGTATAACCGCTGGTGTTTCCACAGCAGCAAAACTGATTTTAATTATCACAATGTATATTGGCAGAGTCGGTGTTTTATTATCAATGTCAGCTATATTAGGTGATCCTCGTCCTAGCAGAGTTCACTATCCTGAAGAAAATTTACTTGTTGGTTAA
- a CDS encoding potassium channel family protein, with product MNLSSLKFFRSLRQDNQQFAVIGLGRFGRSVCSTLHNLGYQVLATDVDEKLVSEALTEEIVSHAVQLDSTEPAALKEAGIFEFDTVIVAIGNYVQESIITTLNVKEAGVPHVVAKASSEVHRKLLKRVGADHVVFPEYEAGCALARTLTKPSILDRFDLDPDHSIVELIVPDEFHNKTVAEIQLRNRYGLNLLAVSQDGKFKINPDPSKRLERGSAMVVIGCNKDINRLPI from the coding sequence ATGAACCTTTCATCATTAAAGTTTTTTCGCAGTTTACGCCAGGATAACCAGCAATTTGCTGTAATTGGGTTAGGTCGTTTTGGTCGTTCTGTTTGTTCTACACTGCATAATTTAGGTTATCAAGTTCTGGCTACAGATGTTGATGAAAAGCTAGTTTCAGAAGCATTAACTGAGGAAATAGTTAGTCATGCTGTACAACTAGACTCAACTGAACCTGCTGCACTCAAAGAAGCTGGTATTTTTGAATTTGATACAGTAATTGTGGCAATTGGTAACTATGTTCAAGAAAGCATTATTACTACTCTCAACGTGAAAGAAGCTGGAGTACCTCATGTAGTTGCTAAAGCCTCTAGTGAAGTTCACCGCAAGCTGTTAAAAAGAGTGGGGGCAGATCATGTAGTTTTCCCTGAATATGAAGCTGGTTGTGCTTTAGCAAGAACACTGACTAAACCATCAATTCTAGATCGATTTGACCTTGATCCAGATCATAGTATTGTTGAGTTGATTGTCCCTGATGAATTCCACAATAAAACTGTTGCGGAAATTCAACTTCGGAATCGTTATGGTTTAAATTTATTGGCAGTGAGTCAGGATGGTAAATTTAAAATTAATCCTGACCCATCTAAGCGATTAGAGCGGGGTTCAGCAATGGTAGTGATTGGCTGTAATAAAGATATTAATCGTTTACCAATTTGA
- a CDS encoding tetratricopeptide repeat protein → MSKKLQFNQCLHSQFKGTFYKSSVQRLGLLFASSAFLVLALPAIDLPGSKLLAQNVVSQDLDAAMFYQQGVTRYNRKDLQGAESAFRQALQRDSNIGLARNYLGNILMEQNRLDLAVQEYGEAVRLIPNFGEAYYNLGLALQKQEQKEAAITAYRQALVINPTMASAHYNLGLLLYEQELREEAIASYQRAINLDSSNVNAYLNLAIALQQEGQTEQAISNYRQVLKLDPKNTVAYNNLGSLLVIQGQPSEAIAVYQQAIRQNTKNALAYYNLGVTLYNQGNLKEANQAFKRARQEYGQQGNTEQTSKIDEMTQKISQYLAPKKPEVNQTTTPTPSGDVVLPPPEQATPVNPTNEPNTFQLQLPQPEQMPTEPTNSNSNQK, encoded by the coding sequence ATGTCTAAAAAACTGCAATTTAATCAGTGCTTACACAGTCAATTTAAAGGAACATTTTACAAAAGTTCTGTACAGCGATTGGGACTTCTGTTTGCTTCCTCTGCATTTTTAGTGTTGGCTTTACCGGCTATTGATTTACCTGGTAGTAAGTTGTTGGCGCAAAATGTGGTTTCTCAGGATTTGGATGCAGCTATGTTTTACCAACAGGGAGTTACACGCTATAACCGCAAAGACTTACAAGGTGCAGAATCAGCCTTTCGTCAAGCATTGCAGCGAGATTCCAATATTGGTTTGGCACGGAATTATTTAGGCAATATCTTGATGGAGCAAAATCGTCTAGATTTAGCTGTACAAGAATATGGGGAAGCAGTTAGACTTATTCCCAATTTTGGCGAGGCTTATTACAATTTGGGGTTAGCTTTGCAAAAACAGGAACAGAAAGAAGCAGCGATTACTGCTTACCGACAAGCTTTGGTCATAAATCCGACGATGGCATCTGCTCACTATAATCTAGGTTTGCTCTTGTATGAACAAGAACTGCGTGAGGAGGCGATCGCATCTTATCAGCGAGCTATTAATTTAGATAGCAGTAATGTGAATGCTTACTTGAATTTAGCGATCGCTCTCCAGCAAGAAGGTCAAACAGAACAAGCAATTTCTAACTATCGTCAAGTCTTAAAGCTTGATCCTAAAAATACTGTAGCTTATAACAACTTGGGCAGTCTTTTAGTCATTCAAGGTCAACCTTCAGAAGCTATTGCCGTTTACCAACAAGCTATTCGCCAAAATACCAAAAATGCTTTAGCTTACTATAACTTAGGAGTAACTTTATATAATCAGGGAAATCTCAAAGAAGCTAATCAAGCATTTAAACGCGCTCGTCAAGAGTATGGTCAACAAGGAAATACAGAACAAACCTCAAAAATTGACGAGATGACCCAGAAAATTTCCCAATACTTAGCACCAAAAAAACCTGAAGTTAATCAAACAACAACTCCCACTCCTAGCGGTGATGTAGTGTTGCCACCACCTGAGCAAGCAACACCAGTTAATCCGACTAATGAGCCTAATACCTTTCAACTACAGCTACCACAGCCAGAACAAATGCCAACAGAACCAACAAATTCCAACTCAAATCAGAAGTGA
- the queA gene encoding tRNA preQ1(34) S-adenosylmethionine ribosyltransferase-isomerase QueA — MSNLEIQDVDLDRSLSGYDYELPTELIAQNPAVPRDSSRLLVVNSPNTGKETPALNYIFRDLSELLQPGDLLVMNNTKVIPARLYGRKSTGAVVEVLLLEERQHNCWLALVKPGKHFKVGTKIIFDGDRSALGTELRATVVERDEATGGRLLQFDVPENMSLVQVLEKFGEIPLPPYINASTAADEQYQTVYAQEQGAIAAPTAGLHFTPELFQKLRDRGINQAFLTLHVGVGTFRPVEVEDVTTHQMHAEWIEVSAATVEQIRATKAAGGRIIAVGTTVVRALEGAAQSGSLQPYVGKVNLFIYPGYQWQVVEGLITNFHLPRSSLLMLVSALIGRERLLKIYQQAIASQYRFYSFGDAMLILPAATLNAGDW, encoded by the coding sequence ATGTCTAACTTAGAGATTCAAGATGTTGATTTAGACCGTTCATTATCTGGGTATGATTACGAACTTCCGACTGAACTGATTGCCCAAAATCCGGCTGTACCCAGAGATAGTTCACGTTTACTGGTGGTAAATTCTCCCAATACAGGTAAGGAAACACCAGCCCTCAACTACATTTTCCGGGATTTGTCTGAACTCCTACAACCGGGGGATTTGTTAGTGATGAATAATACAAAAGTTATTCCAGCAAGGTTGTATGGTCGCAAGTCTACGGGGGCTGTGGTGGAAGTGTTGCTGTTGGAAGAAAGACAGCATAACTGTTGGTTAGCTTTGGTGAAGCCAGGAAAGCACTTCAAGGTGGGAACTAAGATTATTTTTGATGGGGACAGATCAGCCTTGGGTACTGAACTGAGGGCTACAGTTGTGGAAAGAGATGAAGCAACTGGGGGGCGGTTGTTGCAGTTTGATGTACCGGAGAATATGTCTTTAGTGCAGGTGTTGGAGAAATTTGGGGAAATACCTTTGCCTCCTTATATCAATGCGTCAACTGCTGCTGATGAACAGTATCAAACTGTATACGCTCAGGAACAAGGAGCGATCGCTGCACCAACGGCAGGTTTACACTTTACACCAGAGCTTTTCCAAAAATTGCGCGATCGCGGCATTAATCAAGCTTTTTTAACTCTGCACGTGGGAGTCGGTACTTTTCGTCCTGTGGAAGTGGAAGATGTGACTACTCACCAAATGCACGCAGAATGGATTGAAGTTAGCGCCGCCACAGTAGAGCAAATCCGCGCTACTAAAGCTGCTGGAGGGCGAATTATTGCTGTTGGTACTACAGTAGTCCGGGCTTTAGAAGGTGCTGCACAATCTGGGTCTTTACAACCTTATGTGGGTAAGGTAAATTTATTTATTTATCCTGGTTATCAATGGCAGGTGGTAGAGGGTTTAATTACCAATTTTCACCTACCCCGTTCTAGTTTGCTGATGCTGGTAAGCGCCTTGATTGGTAGAGAAAGGTTGTTGAAGATTTATCAACAAGCGATCGCATCTCAATATCGTTTCTATTCCTTTGGTGATGCCATGCTAATTTTGCCAGCAGCAACTCTTAATGCTGGTGATTGGTGA
- a CDS encoding YraN family protein — protein MPKPPASNYADIGDIGEDLVAQWLQSTGWEILHRRFSCRWGEIDIIAQYHDQTATVTQQTPNPQNSILAFVEVKTRSAGSWDAGGRNAITLQKQAKLCSTAEIFLAQYPEKADYPCRFDVAIVFSQRLSKKLEGTLVTPESLASLSIAGYNFKLLEYIPAAFDMPVIN, from the coding sequence ATGCCTAAACCTCCTGCATCTAATTATGCTGATATCGGTGACATAGGAGAAGACCTAGTAGCACAATGGTTACAATCTACAGGTTGGGAAATTCTGCACCGTCGCTTTTCTTGTCGCTGGGGAGAAATTGATATTATTGCCCAGTATCACGATCAAACAGCAACAGTAACCCAGCAAACCCCTAATCCTCAAAACTCAATACTGGCATTTGTAGAAGTGAAAACCCGCAGTGCAGGTAGTTGGGATGCCGGAGGGAGAAATGCTATCACGTTACAAAAGCAAGCAAAACTCTGTAGCACTGCTGAAATATTTTTAGCTCAGTATCCTGAAAAAGCCGATTATCCGTGTCGCTTTGATGTGGCTATTGTCTTTTCTCAACGCTTGTCAAAAAAACTTGAGGGGACGCTAGTTACCCCAGAATCCCTAGCTAGTTTATCAATAGCTGGGTATAATTTTAAGCTGCTTGAATACATACCAGCAGCTTTTGATATGCCAGTTATTAATTAG
- a CDS encoding pentapeptide repeat-containing protein produces the protein MNTKYRFLSLILSLLLWAIIPMTALVGLTSTASALEYNKEILIEADFSGRDLTDSSFTKANLRQSNFSGANLRGVSFFAANLESANLVGADLTNATLDSARLIKANLTNAVLEGAFAASAKFDGAIVDGADFTDVLLRRDEQDKLCKLAKGTNPVTGRDTRDTLFCP, from the coding sequence ATGAATACAAAGTATCGATTTTTGTCACTCATACTCAGTTTACTGCTTTGGGCAATTATTCCCATGACAGCATTAGTCGGTTTAACATCAACGGCTTCGGCTCTAGAATACAACAAAGAAATCTTGATTGAAGCTGATTTTTCTGGACGTGATTTAACAGATTCCAGCTTTACCAAAGCTAATCTTCGTCAGAGCAATTTCAGTGGTGCTAACTTGCGTGGTGTGAGCTTCTTTGCAGCTAATCTAGAGTCAGCAAACTTGGTAGGGGCTGATCTCACCAATGCTACTTTGGATTCTGCACGTCTGATTAAAGCAAATTTAACCAATGCAGTGTTAGAAGGTGCGTTTGCTGCTAGTGCTAAATTTGATGGTGCTATAGTTGACGGAGCAGATTTTACTGATGTACTGTTGCGTCGGGATGAGCAAGATAAATTATGCAAACTGGCTAAAGGTACTAATCCTGTAACGGGTAGGGATACACGGGATACTTTATTTTGCCCCTAG